A stretch of the Sulfolobus acidocaldarius SUSAZ genome encodes the following:
- a CDS encoding acetylornithine deacetylase, which yields MDYIKDLFEFLKIDTTSAKGRGEEGAKFLVDYLKYNRIEAKIIKHKAKNPYVYGEINVGSKKTLLIYNHYDVQPVEPLEKWNSDPFNPVIKDGKIFARGVGDDKGTLMARLQAIIDLLRENKLKVNIKLFYEGEEEIGSPNMEDFLKDYSKILSADYVLWEGAGRSPEGRPEIVLGVKGLLYVELRKKTPKDLHSMYGPIARNPAWDLVYLLNKLRDEKGKVLIPNFYDRVVWLSEEEKEYLRTPDEYLAKAIEQDVPRDSMIKLVEEPTCNIDGIYSGYTGEGSKTVIPSLAFVKLDFRLVPNQDPQEILSLLKRYISDPEIEVIVHGSVKPYRTSLNSEIAKALIRSAKEVYNQDPVVLPNSPGTGPMEMIARYLNVNQIADGVGVDNYSSNIHSFNENILVNDYYKGIEWTKSLLRHLGE from the coding sequence GTGGATTACATAAAAGATTTGTTCGAATTCCTAAAAATAGACACCACATCAGCTAAAGGTAGAGGAGAAGAAGGTGCTAAATTTCTAGTTGATTACTTAAAATATAATAGAATAGAGGCTAAAATTATTAAACATAAGGCTAAGAATCCTTATGTTTACGGCGAGATCAATGTAGGTTCCAAGAAAACACTCCTAATATACAACCATTATGATGTCCAACCAGTGGAACCATTAGAGAAATGGAATTCTGACCCATTTAACCCAGTAATTAAGGACGGTAAAATATTTGCTAGAGGAGTAGGCGATGATAAAGGGACACTAATGGCTAGACTTCAGGCAATTATAGACCTGTTGAGAGAAAACAAATTGAAGGTAAACATTAAGTTGTTTTATGAGGGAGAGGAAGAGATAGGAAGCCCTAATATGGAGGATTTCCTGAAGGATTACTCTAAGATATTAAGTGCAGATTACGTTCTGTGGGAAGGTGCAGGTAGATCTCCAGAGGGACGCCCAGAGATCGTTTTAGGTGTTAAGGGATTATTGTATGTAGAGCTTAGAAAGAAAACACCTAAAGATTTACACTCAATGTATGGACCAATTGCTCGTAATCCTGCATGGGACTTAGTTTACTTATTAAACAAGTTGAGGGACGAGAAAGGTAAAGTACTAATTCCCAATTTTTATGATAGAGTTGTATGGCTCAGTGAGGAAGAAAAGGAGTATCTACGTACTCCTGATGAGTACTTGGCTAAAGCTATTGAGCAAGACGTGCCCAGAGATTCTATGATAAAGTTGGTTGAAGAGCCCACATGTAATATTGATGGAATTTATTCCGGTTACACTGGAGAAGGCTCAAAGACTGTAATCCCTTCCCTAGCCTTTGTGAAATTAGATTTTAGGTTAGTTCCCAATCAAGATCCCCAGGAAATTCTGAGCTTACTTAAAAGGTACATATCAGACCCAGAAATTGAAGTAATAGTACATGGTTCCGTGAAACCATATAGAACCTCCCTAAATAGTGAGATCGCTAAAGCACTTATACGTTCGGCAAAGGAAGTATATAATCAAGATCCTGTTGTATTACCCAACAGCCCTGGCACTGGTCCTATGGAAATGATTGCTAGATATCTTAACGTCAATCAAATAGCTGATGGTGTAGGTGTTGATAACTACTCGTCAAACATACACTCATTTAATGAAAATATATTAGTTAATGACTACTACAAGGGTATAGAGTGGACAAAGAGCTTACTAAGACATCTAGGTGAGTAA
- a CDS encoding NAD-dependent deacetylase (Modulates the activities of several enzymes which are inactive in their acetylated form) encodes MYLVEEAKKVAEMILSSVNAIAFTGAGISTASGIPDFRGPQGLWKKYSPELASIEYFQKYPDAFWQFYSTRMKSLFEAKPNQAHYALAQLEKMGLIKAIVTQNVDGLHSVAGSKNVIELHGNMRKSYCTSCLRSYDSLEVLKRVEKGEVIPRCECGGILKPDVVLFGEPVHGIYEAMRIANESDLVLAIGSSLTVYPANQIPLIVKRNGGGLIILNGEETPYDEYADLVIRERIEVFLPEVISQIQSLHRSS; translated from the coding sequence ATGTATCTAGTGGAAGAAGCAAAAAAAGTTGCTGAGATGATTCTCTCGTCAGTTAATGCTATAGCTTTCACAGGAGCAGGTATAAGTACGGCTTCAGGTATACCAGATTTTAGAGGTCCGCAAGGTTTATGGAAGAAATATTCTCCTGAGTTAGCTAGCATTGAATATTTCCAAAAATATCCTGATGCCTTTTGGCAGTTTTACTCCACAAGAATGAAATCGTTATTTGAAGCTAAGCCAAATCAAGCCCATTATGCATTAGCTCAACTTGAGAAGATGGGTCTCATTAAGGCTATAGTAACTCAAAACGTGGATGGTTTACATAGTGTCGCTGGATCAAAGAATGTGATTGAACTTCATGGAAATATGAGGAAAAGTTATTGTACCTCATGCCTTAGATCTTATGATAGTCTAGAAGTGTTAAAGAGGGTGGAAAAAGGTGAAGTTATCCCTAGATGCGAATGTGGTGGAATATTGAAACCAGATGTCGTGCTATTTGGCGAGCCAGTACATGGCATATATGAAGCCATGAGAATAGCTAACGAATCTGATCTAGTGCTCGCGATAGGCAGTTCACTAACAGTTTACCCTGCAAACCAGATACCCCTGATAGTGAAAAGAAACGGAGGGGGGCTAATAATTCTAAATGGAGAGGAGACCCCATATGACGAGTATGCAGATTTAGTAATAAGAGAACGGATTGAGGTATTCCTCCCTGAAGTCATATCTCAAATTCAGTCCCTACACCGCTCCTCATAG
- a CDS encoding XRE family transcriptional regulator yields the protein MTTSSFVVYDFDTPLFEDIVKERINRFVVVTKSGKFCHLHDPGRLKELIYAGNRILIREHKGKKTNYMVVAAYSGTGWVVTDSSIHNKIARNFLPLNVKSEVKVNNSRLDFYYDNTFVEVKGCSLVVNGKALFPDAPTERGKRHLEELIRLKMQGYRSLILILVMRDDATCFSPNWKTDEKFAMAFKRAVEEGVEVTIKLLKLIDNKIWYIKDIELCPDAFNYSH from the coding sequence ATGACCACTTCATCATTTGTTGTTTATGATTTCGACACTCCATTATTTGAAGATATTGTTAAAGAAAGGATAAATAGATTTGTTGTTGTAACCAAGTCCGGAAAATTCTGTCACTTACATGACCCAGGAAGACTAAAGGAATTAATATACGCAGGCAATAGGATTTTGATAAGAGAGCATAAAGGAAAGAAAACTAATTACATGGTTGTAGCTGCCTACTCTGGGACAGGGTGGGTTGTAACAGATAGTTCAATTCATAATAAAATAGCGAGAAATTTTCTTCCCTTAAACGTTAAATCAGAGGTCAAGGTCAACAACTCAAGGTTAGACTTCTACTATGATAACACATTTGTAGAGGTAAAGGGCTGTAGTCTAGTGGTTAATGGTAAAGCATTATTTCCCGATGCGCCTACTGAGAGAGGCAAAAGGCATTTAGAAGAACTGATAAGATTGAAAATGCAGGGTTATAGGTCATTAATCTTAATCCTGGTCATGAGAGATGACGCTACCTGTTTTTCCCCGAACTGGAAGACTGACGAGAAATTCGCTATGGCATTCAAGAGGGCAGTTGAAGAAGGAGTCGAAGTGACAATAAAGTTACTTAAGCTTATAGACAATAAGATATGGTACATAAAGGACATTGAGTTATGTCCTGATGCGTTTAATTACTCTCACTAA
- a CDS encoding radical SAM protein: MLWLVLTTGKCNLTCDYCGGSFPKEAVPWEVKYDVSKLKNVIERDSEAVVIFYGGEPLLNPKFIMSVMDNVKAVRWGIQSNGIGAKLLPDKYWKRMNVALFSIDGREEITDKHRGRGVYKVVTRNAKYVKEFGVETIARMAVTEDSDIYEEVMHLLSLGIFDKVHWQLNVIWSERWDFETWAYKSYLPGLRRLYEYFMSELRKGRIVQLIPFLGVISSHFFKKYRGVACGAGYESISVSTDGRILSCPIAVREKWAELGTLESFRLLDEPLPEECKSCEFKSYCGGRCLYAVKEKYWGEEGFKVVDEVTKEYLRLTLSGIEEIKELIRDNIISLSDLKYDPVMDSTEVIP, from the coding sequence ATTCTATGGTTGGTACTCACTACTGGAAAATGTAATTTAACTTGTGATTACTGTGGTGGTTCATTTCCAAAGGAAGCAGTGCCTTGGGAAGTAAAGTATGATGTTAGTAAATTAAAGAATGTGATTGAGAGAGACAGTGAAGCAGTTGTTATATTTTACGGTGGAGAACCATTACTAAACCCTAAATTCATAATGTCCGTTATGGATAATGTCAAAGCTGTCAGATGGGGAATTCAGAGTAATGGAATAGGAGCTAAACTACTTCCTGACAAATATTGGAAAAGGATGAATGTAGCCTTATTCTCTATAGATGGTAGAGAAGAGATTACGGATAAGCATAGGGGGAGAGGAGTTTATAAGGTTGTAACTAGGAATGCTAAATACGTTAAGGAGTTCGGAGTGGAAACTATTGCGAGGATGGCTGTTACTGAGGATAGTGATATCTATGAGGAGGTTATGCATCTTCTTTCCCTAGGAATTTTCGATAAGGTTCACTGGCAATTAAATGTGATATGGAGTGAGAGATGGGATTTTGAAACGTGGGCGTATAAGTCCTACTTGCCTGGATTAAGGAGACTTTACGAATACTTCATGAGCGAGCTAAGGAAAGGAAGAATTGTCCAGCTCATTCCATTCCTCGGAGTAATCAGCTCACATTTCTTCAAGAAATATAGAGGAGTTGCCTGTGGAGCCGGTTATGAGAGCATTTCAGTGTCCACAGATGGAAGAATACTCTCCTGTCCAATTGCAGTTAGGGAAAAATGGGCTGAATTAGGAACTCTGGAATCATTTAGGCTTTTAGATGAGCCATTGCCTGAGGAGTGTAAATCATGTGAGTTCAAGAGTTATTGTGGTGGGAGATGCCTTTATGCTGTAAAGGAAAAGTATTGGGGTGAGGAGGGATTCAAGGTAGTTGATGAGGTTACTAAGGAGTATCTGAGGTTAACTTTATCTGGAATAGAAGAGATCAAAGAGCTAATAAGAGATAACATAATAAGTCTAAGCGATCTAAAGTACGATCCGGTTATGGACTCCACGGAAGTTATACCTTAA
- a CDS encoding PP-loop family protein, translating to MKCGKCDDEAVIKIPYANISLCARHFTEWLENRFERVVEKYKMFDGSDRIGVAVSGGKDSTTLLHLMHKLAQKRGFEIVGIHIHLGIDMGKGYSDKSLEFALKNFQMLGVKYKLINVMEKYGFTIDEAKFKIRRPICSTCGLVKRYSMEEIAEEEGLDTVVTGHNLNDMAQFVLSGYFSGDVNNLSRLKPVLPPTRGYKVKKVKPLFLIYEKEILTYAILNNIPFIYDSCPHTFRVGGATQDKIRRKLEETEDEIPGFMLLLVQNFTDKIQEPLEVIYSKVEEVSKCKICGRPTTKDREICSFCATKMKLTSVSR from the coding sequence GTGAAATGCGGTAAATGTGATGATGAGGCAGTAATAAAAATACCTTACGCTAACATATCCTTATGTGCGAGACACTTTACAGAATGGTTAGAGAATAGATTTGAGCGAGTTGTTGAGAAATATAAGATGTTTGATGGGTCAGATAGGATTGGAGTAGCAGTTTCTGGTGGGAAAGATAGCACTACACTTCTACATTTAATGCATAAGTTGGCTCAAAAAAGAGGGTTTGAGATCGTCGGAATTCATATTCATTTAGGTATAGATATGGGAAAGGGGTATTCAGATAAGAGCTTAGAATTTGCACTGAAAAACTTTCAAATGTTGGGAGTGAAGTACAAATTAATAAATGTCATGGAAAAATACGGTTTCACAATAGACGAGGCAAAATTTAAGATTAGAAGACCTATATGCAGTACCTGTGGCTTGGTAAAGAGATATTCTATGGAGGAAATAGCTGAGGAGGAGGGATTAGATACTGTGGTTACTGGACATAATCTTAATGATATGGCACAATTTGTCCTCTCTGGATATTTCAGTGGAGATGTAAATAATTTATCTAGACTAAAGCCCGTTCTACCTCCTACCAGAGGATATAAAGTGAAGAAAGTTAAACCTCTTTTCCTTATTTACGAGAAGGAAATATTAACATACGCAATACTGAACAATATACCCTTCATATATGATTCCTGTCCTCATACTTTTAGAGTGGGTGGGGCTACACAAGACAAAATTAGGAGGAAATTAGAAGAAACGGAGGACGAGATCCCTGGTTTCATGTTGTTATTAGTTCAAAACTTCACGGACAAGATACAAGAGCCCTTAGAAGTTATATACTCCAAAGTTGAGGAAGTGAGTAAGTGTAAGATATGTGGAAGACCCACAACTAAAGATAGAGAAATATGTTCATTTTGTGCTACTAAGATGAAACTAACGAGTGTCAGTAGGTAA
- a CDS encoding sodium:solute symporter yields the protein MAGINVDYTTLGVFIGLFVVFAILGFYGAYWRKGDLSKLDEWGLGGRRLGWLLVWFLMGADLYTAYTFIAIPSGVYAGGSLFFYAVPYVAWTFGIALLTMPRLWSISRRRGYITAADFVKDRFNNRSLSVAVALTGAVAELPYIALQIFGMQAVLTVLLIGLGVTGTYGGLSVSEWALIIAFIVLAAFTITSGLRGAALTAVFKDILIWITVLTVIIAVPLAYGGFSHAFSAIEAIKGKGAAAYEFLSPSAITNYFTLALGSAMALYLYPHSINGSLSAQDTDKLKKSTSLLPLYGVGLALLALFGILIYAVPSALSIVVSNKNGALTVPSLIAATMPSWFVGLGLVAIFVGGLVPAAIMAIGASNLLTRNVIGEFKKLSSRTESNLAKIISTVFKFAALAFIFIVQATYAVQLQLLGGILILQTLPAVFLGLYTNKLEGYSTFAGWIAGIASGVYMVLYTNNFGTLSKSYLATPYGPIYIGVLSLAINILVTVIGTLIAYGVGWRPSQKIKAEEFELI from the coding sequence GTGGCAGGAATAAATGTTGATTATACAACTTTAGGAGTCTTTATAGGACTCTTTGTAGTATTTGCAATATTAGGATTTTATGGAGCCTATTGGAGAAAAGGAGACCTCTCGAAGCTCGATGAATGGGGTTTAGGAGGCAGAAGATTAGGTTGGCTATTAGTATGGTTCCTAATGGGAGCAGATCTGTACACAGCATATACTTTCATCGCAATACCCTCAGGTGTTTATGCAGGCGGAAGCTTATTCTTCTACGCTGTCCCCTATGTTGCATGGACGTTTGGAATTGCCTTATTGACAATGCCAAGACTTTGGAGTATATCGAGAAGGAGAGGATACATAACTGCAGCTGATTTTGTTAAAGATAGATTTAATAACAGATCATTATCAGTAGCAGTTGCCTTAACTGGAGCGGTTGCTGAATTACCATACATCGCATTACAGATATTTGGAATGCAAGCTGTCCTTACAGTTCTACTAATCGGACTAGGTGTAACAGGAACCTATGGAGGACTATCTGTAAGTGAATGGGCACTAATTATAGCTTTCATAGTGTTGGCTGCATTCACCATAACTAGTGGTTTAAGAGGAGCAGCCCTTACAGCTGTGTTTAAGGATATTCTTATCTGGATTACAGTATTAACTGTCATTATTGCAGTACCATTGGCTTATGGTGGGTTCTCCCATGCCTTTTCTGCCATAGAGGCAATAAAAGGAAAGGGAGCTGCTGCATACGAATTTCTCAGTCCTAGTGCCATAACAAACTATTTTACATTAGCTCTAGGGAGTGCAATGGCTCTGTACCTTTATCCGCATTCTATAAACGGTTCATTGTCAGCACAAGATACTGACAAGCTAAAGAAAAGCACATCACTACTCCCATTATATGGAGTAGGATTGGCACTATTAGCTCTGTTCGGAATACTAATTTATGCAGTGCCATCAGCTTTGAGTATAGTGGTCTCAAACAAAAACGGAGCCCTTACTGTCCCAAGTTTGATAGCTGCAACGATGCCTAGTTGGTTCGTAGGTTTAGGCTTAGTGGCAATATTCGTAGGAGGATTGGTACCAGCGGCAATAATGGCAATAGGTGCTTCAAATCTATTGACAAGAAATGTAATAGGAGAGTTCAAAAAATTGTCATCAAGGACAGAGTCTAACTTAGCTAAGATAATATCTACCGTGTTTAAATTCGCAGCCTTAGCCTTTATCTTTATTGTACAGGCTACATATGCTGTACAGCTTCAGTTATTGGGAGGAATCTTAATACTTCAAACTCTTCCTGCAGTATTCTTAGGGCTTTACACTAACAAGCTAGAAGGGTATTCTACCTTCGCAGGTTGGATTGCAGGTATAGCTTCAGGTGTCTACATGGTACTATACACTAATAACTTCGGAACTTTATCAAAGTCGTATTTAGCTACTCCTTATGGTCCAATTTACATTGGAGTCCTATCGCTGGCAATAAACATACTTGTAACAGTTATTGGAACTTTAATAGCATATGGAGTAGGCTGGAGACCGTCTCAGAAAATTAAGGCGGAAGAATTTGAATTAATATAA